The sequence GTCTCCACCAATACCAAATCCGAGCCAGAATCGGAAGAAGCAAAGAGTGGCCATGACAGCCTTAGCATCGTAGCTAAAGGACAACCCTGAGGCCACTGAACACACAACCATCACAAGTAGGGTTAGTCCATACACCTTCTTCCGCCCCATCTTGTCTCCTAGCCACCCGAAGAACAGTTGGCCGGTCAAGGTTCCAACAAAAGCAACACCATTTACGGCTGCTGCAACGTTGGGAGGCAAGTTTCCTGGCTTTTCTGAGGCTAAGTCGGTGTAGTATATTCGCCCAAGAAGCTTGGTCACTAGAGAGATGCAGAATAGATCGTATGCGTCCGTGAAGAATCCCATACCGGCAATAACTATGGCGGTGAAATGATAGAGTTGTGTCTTGGCCACATCGAGTGCATTAAGCACTCCCATTTGTTCCCCTGCCATGGCTAAGTCTCAAGCTTTCCTCAATAGTTTTCTACACATacacaaatataaaataaatgcaTTAGCCAGTTAGTATTATTCAATAAgtctataatttaaaatatgtataattttaattgttttaatattagatgaatataatattattgtttgaaaatcCTGATCACTACGAACAACCTTCCAATCAAATGACCTAGAATTATTAGATATATTCGGCAAGCTTGCAAGCCTGACGACCAATTTCATAACTTTATATGAGTAAGAGATTGTTTCAATTAGGATTGAGActacattttgaaaaataaacacATCTAAATTTATGataagaaaaaagagagaaaaatatattaatttaattactaaCCAAATAATATAACTTTGAGTTCTGAATATGGAGAAGTATTGAGGACTATATATGAGATTGTCTAAAGAAGAATGGCATTGAagtgctatatatatatgtattgtatatatattataagagCATCTTAATTAGTATATGCCCATTTCAGCCTCATCATCACCTATTACCTAAGTCAATGTTTATATTTCATAAATAGTCCATATCACACACAGATCacattatacatatatacagccctttgttatttttctatttttaagaaaatgtcTCCCAATATTTATATCAAATACCCATAGTCTTATTCCATctctcacatttttttttatcttttaatataTATCCTCAGCGGAAGCATTATTTCATGTACTTCTTATTGAGCTGGAGAGTCACATATGgtaattaagaaataaataaactaaaaattaaattaataagaaGTTTGTgtacaattataataatataatttacaaAATGATGACAAAACAGATGATATAGAAGTAGACTACAAGAGTAATAATTCAGAGAAATTAACTACATGAAAActcggtttgggtttggatccggatttgggtctaggtccgagttcAGATGCGAatctggatctaggtcctgAGTCCAGGTACGGGTCCTGGGTTTGGATTtaattctaggtctgggttcgagtcccgagtTCGGGTCATGAGTCTGGGTTCGAGCCTGGGTCTTGGGTCTGGGGTCTGGGTTTAGGTCTTGGGTCTCGAGTCTTAGGTCCTGGGACCGGATTCGAGTCTGGGTCTAGCTCCCAAGTCCGGGTCacgagtctgggttcgggtttgggtctcaaGTCTAAGTCTCGAGTTTAAGCTCAGGGTtcgagtctgggttcgggtttcgggtttgggtctgggtcccaagTTGGGGTCTAGGTCTGGTTCGGGGTCCTGGTTTATATGTCCGAGTCCAAGtcttgatctgggttcgggtccaggttcgggACCGGGTGTGAGTCCCAGGTCTTAGATTCGGGTCTGGGTGTCGAGTTTGGGTGCAGGTCTGAGTTTGGAACTCGGTTCTGGGTCTGGGTCGAAGATTGAAGTTGATCTCGAATTCTttgttaatattataatataagttAATATACAGAccatttgttatgtattaaataatacaacatacattttattaaaaaatttagtcgtaataattaatacaatatattactttattcaaaaatagtgttatttattatttaatataatacaactcTTATACAGCGTACCTAACTAACAAACCCTAAGAGTTCTTATTGTATATTATTTATAGTTTTGTAAGGTACTCATTAATCATTATCATTTTATTCTTATTCATATTTCCATTTCTTTATACTTTTTATTATTCTCAACCATACCTGCCAAGTGccaattaatataatttaatgatatatttttcattataaaaATTGACAAGGTTAACTTTCATGATATCTTTCTTGATCATATATATGATTGATTTAAACAAATTTGACAAATTTATTAACAATAATCTTCCACATAAAGGGTATCTTATCTATAATTATGATCACAACTAGCATGAAGAGAGATTTAGTCTTCCCACTTTAggcaaataatatatataaccacccatatgtatatatatatgtcatatttaattataatattataattaatcttaGAAAGCATGAAAACCTATATGAAAGCAGAGCGCATGATCTcattataattagttttgatttgtTGGCATATAGCCTCCAAAATTAGACTAATGATCCTTTCAAAGGaagttgttatatatatatatagggatatgattttgttccGTGATTATACTTTTACAGAATGCATTCCGTGATGTACGACAACCGTCAGATGAGGGacttatttgatctgacggctgagattgatctaggggtaattagggttaaaaagtaaaaacgtaCCTTGAcaactcatttaatgtaccccgagatccatctaatgtaccacagaatacattccgtaaaagtacatcacgagacaaaatcgtgtccctatatatatatattagaccaataatttatttagggattattaatactaataaaaaattttaaattttgtattttataaaaattataaattggatcctctattttgttaaataacaaaaagaaTCCTAAACTTAATTTTcgataattttttaagtttaatataactaacttgaaaataatttctaacacgaacaaCGTAGAAAATGCACACGCAAGTGCACGTATCGttacaagtagtaaactcaccaagagtgaggtcgatcccacaaggattgtagttaagtacgttaaaattaaacttctacttctatttggttgaatagaaattaagaaaagattaaaagtaaaaaattaaaacagtgCAAAAATAAGCAATTAAACTAATAAAGAAATTAACGGTTAATAAAAAATTAGGGCTTCGATtacaattgtttctattgattatggcctaatatgattatctccctattatcaatttctatgcaaggtaatttatagtcttctcagatatataaacctcaattacatgtaaactttctactctcgtaaTAAATTTActatgcaacaggcattaagcaTAGAAACCCTagaagctatctaaaccatacatgtactctcgtcctatattgaaattcagttctatttcactatagcataatcgacactcacttctcagatctcgcgtCGAAATCATAAAACAGTTAATTGACGGTCagacaattaaaaataattaagcacgaatgaaatagaatacataaaaattagggggaaaataaatcatattaaaaccataaaataatgttaaacaatctccatctagaccataattaaatgtttagctactcatgtttatGAAAGCAaaaaatcacacatattaactttaagagaagagaaaaaaatagagaagaaaagaatgttgaaaaccctctgaagaatgcctccaatattgcagttgatctctaaAATTCGTATATGTATTCTCTGTTTATTTCTCTCTGAATTGTTTCCCTTAAATTAACTCCAGTTCACCCTTTATATAGGCTTTCAGGGACTAACAAGATAGAAAAACGCACATGTTAAATGCCTATTCGAATTAAGAAACCACCAACACCCACGTGAGAGAAAAAGATGATTTTTGTGCAGTTTAGGGGGCGGGTCGCAGCCCAGTGTTTCGACGGTGATTTTTCTGctgcgtcgactgatagtattttggtcataactctctcgattATTGTTCGAAAtcagacgattcaagatgttccggaaagataaaagagagatctataactttttatgttttgacatttttcaaaatctaatcaaaagatagtcgaattcaggcttgaagtttcagctttattttttttttttttgtataattttctCTATTTCAAATATCATCTTCTTGTgagatattttttatcttttttcccatcttttccctctgatatttttccaatcttcttttattttaaatctgtaaaaataaaagataacaagtaTAAAAAtactccaaacacgattaacacttaattaaaaatatactaacttcaatctaaaattaatactaaaaataacttaACAAAAAACGTAATCGgttttatcataatatttttatatcaaattattattaagttttattttaataaaaaattaatttagagtattatttaatactattttaaaaaatacaaaattaaatttattattttacaaaatagatggttaaatttatattatttacctttatataatatatataaatatatgtgtgCCATAATATATAAAGTACATATCTATATAAATAATTTGGacctaatcaattttaattaaaattatgataaGTTATCATATAATACAACtgttcataaatatataaatcatgATCACCAACGtctacttaattatatatatgaagaaATTCGTACAAGTAGTTGAATTTGTAATATATATCCCTGCACGTACGTAAACCctaagtacatatatataaatatatatggaaTATCCCATGAATATACCTCATAATATAATTGATATTTCATCCACCAAAAATTAACTATATACATATcaaacatcaaattttcattctTTAATTCACagatatataaatagagatctTCATGAAGACTCTGCACAAGTTACTTGCAggtatttatatatgttatatatatacatattgatCGTATTATATAGtggttttatttaattgttaagCAAAAGTCAGCGGCCAGTTGACATTTAGCAATGTCAACTAAGATTAACAaagtttaaatattataattaagctCAACTGATGATTAATATATTTTcactaattaataaaatcatatatttttttttcttattatccAAAACGAtctaattgtatatataaatataattatatgcatatatatcatCCATATTTAATCcacttttacattttttatgacTTGTTGTAAAGTGTACACAATTCACCTTAGGCCAGCTCATGTTAAATTCAAAAGCCAGTtggtatacatatataaatatatatattatattatattacatagtGGAACCACATATATATTTGAAGTGAAACTATATATAATGTAAGATTGTGTTTGTGCAGAGAGATAGTATAATATCATGTGATTATAAAgctaagcatatatatatatgatagaaGCATCTCTTAGTATATACCCATTCTCATCCTCATTAATAACTAGATAGTACTAATTAATAAGGTCAATGTTTTTACAACATCACACTGATCGatcatatatatgtgtgtgaaaATTGTAGAATCAAATCAAgaactaaaataattaatcaacAAACAATTAGCAAATATTAACAatttacaaataataatcaaaaataaaacaaaaataaacggAGTACTCAAACTAGAAGTGATTaaagcaataaaataataaaatcaacaCTATAATATATACTGGTTCAAGTCCCCTAAATTAATGTGATCTATGACTCTACTCCAGTTTTAGAACACTACTGAAATCTTAATTAATTGAGTAAGAGCATGGTACAATACAGTCAAGATCGATTCTCTGTTTGATTCCCTCAAAGCATTTCTCTCACACTCTTATTCAAAAATCTTCTTCATCTACAGAAGATTAATCTTCATACAAATCCCAAACCCAATCTCTATATTTTATTtgtacctctctctctctctctctctctctctctctctctctctctctctctctctctctctctctctctctctctctctctctctctctctctctctctctctctctctctcaatcttcaatttcaaaatcacTTCTCGAAAACTACTACTTCAAAATAATAAGTGTTGTGGTATTTATGGATTAGTGATAAGGATCCCTAATCAGGTGGCTATAGATGATaagttgttaagttagttacgACTTAATTAACAAACTTAATAAACTCATCGTAACCAAATCTCCACGCCAGCTTAAGTTAAAGCTCTTCTAAATGAGAACCACGCTTCCGAACAATGGATATATAGAAGCGAGCGCTGAAGGGACttcatggataggaatagcaaCAGCTGGAGTCGACTATTCAAAACTCCCTTCCAAGAGAGAACAACTAGCCATCCGGAACTCCTTTCTGGAGGAAGACTAGCTTTCCCTGGAGACTCCTTCAGGATGGACAAGTTAGACTTTTGGGAACGCCCTTCCGAATGACACATAACTTACtgtaaataaataacatttggaGACCTATTTATTTGGAGGAACTATACCATAAATTCCACCtactttatttaaattaaaatataatatggtgATGAAGAAAGAATGCAGTTATTATGGTTGGTATTCTAGATATCTAAGTGTACTAACTTCTGAGATTGAGCAAGTCCAAGCAATGCTTGAACTTGTTCACTGTTAAGATCTTAGTCCCAACATCAGCAAAATTATCTTTTGTTCTGAccttttctaattcaaccagcCATTCTTCTATATTTCCTTTAATTCAGTATAGTCTTATGTCAATGTGTTTGCTCTTTTCATGATAAATTAGGTTCTTGCAAAGATGGATAAATGACTGGTTGTTTGAGTACACAGTCACTCCTTCTTTTAGTTGTTTCAATTTATACAGAATTCTCTGAATTCATAAAGCTTCCTTGGACGCTTCCGTAGTAGCCATAAATTCTGCTTATGTGGTGGAAAAAACAACCACAGACTGTAACTGGGCCGTTCAGCATATACAGTTTCAATTTGTCATAAACACGCAGGAATTGGTTGATTTTTTGGTATCTTTATTCGAAGCATAGTCAGCATTCGCGAATCCTTTCAACTCCAGTTCTccttttacttttttaaagaTCAGACCATAATCCCAAGTGTCCTTCAAGTATCTTAATACCCATTTGACGACCTTCCAATGTTCAATGCCCAAATTGGACATGAATCGGCTTAGGATGCTTAGAGCATGAGGTATGTCCGGTCTGGTGCTCACCATTACATACATAAGGCATCATAAAACCACTACATAGGGTACATCCTTCattttctctttctccttctcaCTATTCAGACACTGTTCCTTTGATAAGACAAACTGTCTGCCCAAAAACGGTACAAATGTACTCTTTGGATAATCTTCCATGTTCAATTTTTGAATAactttcttgatgttctcagACTGCTTTAATTAAGATCATTGTATCTTcctttttattctttaaaacttaaatatcaagTATCTTTCGAACTGGTTCAAGCTCCTTCATCTTAAAATTCTCTCTTGAGCTTGGCTTTGATGCTTTTGATCACAGATTTGTCTTTGTTCATGATGagcacactacaaaaaatcttacttttagtcacattaaaatttgtgactaaaagtaaaaaaatagtgactaattataaatcatgattcctatgttgtgactaaaaggtccatGGCTAAAAGTAATAgttataaaaattacaatttgttgtgactaaatatatttttaatcacaatacttgttgtgactaaaactaaattagtgataacttgtaactaaatactatattttaatcacaagtaacattttgttgtgactaaaagttacatttagtcacaaaaaattatgttgtgaatAAAAAGTTGTCGCTAAAAGTAGTAATTTTTTGTAGTGGCATATCGTCCACATAGAGcaataaaaatacaattgtAAATTGCTCCAGATTCTTGTAGTATAAACAGTGATCATATACAGATTCTTTGAACCTGATTTGTTGTATATAAGTATCAAACTCTTTATTCTATTATCTTGGGGACTGTTTCAAACCATATAAGGACATGTTGAGCTTGCAAACTAGTTCAACTCCTTTCCCTACCACTTGAAACTCAAGAGATTACTTCATGTAGATCTCTTCATCTAAGAATCCATTCAGAAAGATAGTTTTAACATCAAATTGTTCAACTTTGAACTCCATTTGAGTTGTGAAAGACAACATCAATCTTATCGTCTTGACTTTATCACAAGTGACAAGATTTCAGCGTAATTAATTACTTCCACATGTGAACATGAATTGCCACCTCTACCCGTGGTCCCTagcattattatatatatataagattgtcAGTGCATTTAACTACTATTGAGTCtcatattttttaatgtaatatatattacgaAATATTTTTAACCATTTGCAAAGTCCCATTTATGTTGAGCACCACTAtacctaataacaatgctcGAATTtaataaaagatgatatttaataATCACAAAAAAGAATTGAATATCCAAACTAATAATTAGCAACAGATAATCACAAACTCTTGCAAATGTAGAAGATTTTAGCAACATTCTTATTTTCAACATTgaacttaaaatttatataaaaaggaGAAAAAATGCAAATAAGAACCATTTATAGCTCAAATTGTaaggttattattattattattattattattattattattattattattattattgtgagaGAAGAAGTTAAATTAACTCAAATTGTTAgagttaattaatttacaagtaattaacaacaaaatagTGTATTAAACTAACTAGAATTTTACATATTATTTGGATGCAAATTGACTTTAAATTGTagataattaaaaataacactTGAGGCTAAAGTTAAACTTCCCTCGAACATTTAATAAATACTAAAAGTTAGTGGGAAATTGATATATTTTTATGCTAATTAATGTGgggaaataattttaatatgtcCCCTGCTTTGTTGTgcacattaaaaaaattatggtaATGCCCCTCCATTAAGCATAGACTATCTATCTTTTTAATAAGCATATAAACTCATTTTGACCATACTAATAACTTACTATACACTCAATTTCTACAATtccttaatattaaaaaaaaaaaagctaatttGATGAAAAACAATTCgtgtattatataaataataataaaaatgctCTTACAAAAGCCTtccaacaatatatatattctactacattattaattatcatcatgtttcaaagaaaaaaaaacaacaatcaaatatatagaaattttaCAAAACCATCCATACATACACAATTAattaagactcaattaattaatcaaagagGTATAGTTCTAGCACTTGAAGGAGCAGTGGCCTCTCCTTGATCTCCTTCTTCATTTTCACCAGTCAACTCTTCAAGTGATATTCCTTTTGACTCTGGCACCAAAAATGTAAATGCCATTCCAAGAAAATTGATAACACCAAGCATAATCAAAGAGTTCTTCACTCCAATGCCTGGTGGGTAACCAGCTTCGGTCTTCGTTGGATCCTTACTTTGAGCGGAATACAAGAACCCGAAAGCTCCCACCATTGCTCCAGCTTTCCCGGCCGCAGCTGATATTCCATGACATGTGGACCTCAGCCGTGCCGGGAAAATTTCAGCCGGGACAACAAATGTTGTCGCATTTGGTCCAAAGTTAGCAAAGAAGAAAGTCAATGAGTACATAATTACAAACCCAATATGGTTATCTTTTTGAGTCCAGTGGTTGTAAGGAATAGCTAGGGCAAACATGAACACCGTCATGAAAAAGAATCCCATTAGTTGAATGGCAAATCGTCCCATTTTATCAATAAAAGCAACTGTAAACCAATAGCCAGGGACAGTACTACACAAGGCAATTAGGGTTTGAGCTCTGGCGATTTTATAAACTTCTTCAATGGCATTCATTGTGTTGGCAGCTGGGATCCAACCGATGGCGCTGAAAATATCTTTTTGGAAAAGATTTTGGCTGTAAAATGCGATGTCTAATAAAAACCAAGTTGTGGTTGTGCCAACAAGATGAAGACCGTGTCGTCTGGCGAATTGCTTAGAGAAGAGCCCAAATGAGTTTTTACCTTCAGCAAGTCTCTCTACCTTCTCAACATCAGCTTTGAGCTCGACTTGTAGCACCTTGGACATGTCGGAAGCAGCTTGGTTAGCGTTTTTAGCAACTAATGCTGTGTAACGAGCAGTTTCAGGCATTTTCATACGCCAATAGTAAGTCACCGCCGCTGGAAAAGCTCCAAACATGAGAATTATACGCCAAACATAGTCGGCCTGATGAACCAACGAGCCAGCTCTGTCGACTAAATACGACGGAGCATCATATTTTGCGTTGAAAGCAGCTGAACATGACGATGATGACGATGAAAAAGTATTAGcacaatttaaaattaaagttcGAAACAAAAAAGAGAATGTACAAATATATTTACTTACTTGAGACAATCAAGGCAACAATTCCACCCCCAAGAATTCCAAACCCTTGCATGGCGAAAACTGCAGCGATAAAAGCACCACGCGTCTTCTTGTTAGCGTACTCAGACATGATGGTGGCGGAGAGAGGGTAATCGCCACCAATACCAAACCCTAGCCAAAATCTAAAGAAGCAAAGAGTTGCCATGACAGCCTTAGCATCTTGGCCAAAGGACAGTCCCGAGGCAACCGAACATATAACCATTACAAGTAGGGTTAGTCCGTACACCTTCTTCCTCCCCATCTTGTCTCCAAGCCACCCAAAAAAGAGTTGACCGGTCAACGTTCCAACAAAAGCAACACCATTTACGGCTGCTGCAACATTAGGAGGCAAGTTTCCTGGCTTCGTTGAGTTGAGATCGGTGTAGTAAATTCGACCAAGAAGCTTGGTCACTAGAGAGATGCAAAAAAGATCGTATGCATCAGTGAAGAATCCCATTCCGGCAATTACTATAGCGGTGAAATGATAGAGTTGTGTCTTGGCCACATCAAGTGCATTAAGCACTCCCATTTGTTCTCCGGCCATGGCTAAGTCTCAATAGCTTCCCCACTCCTTTCCTGTATATATTAATGTATTAATAAACatgagctatatatatatatatatatatttataggaaaaTTGTTAAAAGGTGTTTAACATCTTTTTGGGTATCATATTGTTATTGATGTATTTAAGTATCAggtttcatataacttaaaaaaataacttttaaagaaCATCGTAACTAGTTGTGAgaagccacctataaatgatgctATACATTACTGGTGTCCAATAGCAAtactcacatatatatatatagatatatttagttaaatttttaatattacttGGTAACTATTTAAAAGAGAACTTATTAGACCTCCTTAAAATACTTTGTTGCATAAGAAATTTCAAAGAGTGAGATAGACTACGtgcatgtaatttttttttcacacaaAATGTTAAAgcaatattttcttaaaattctaatttatgtgtagaaataaaatatatgtataagtaGTTATAATCTATATAATAGAtccaaataattatatatatatatatacatatatttgttACTGAcctgtgtatatataatttggATTGGAGATATATGAAGTTGTAGGAGGAGTATGAGATTTAGCTTAGAGATATtttgaaggagaaaagagtgaatagatatatatagtaTTTGATGTAAAGCATAATACAAAAGCATCTTAGAATATACTCTTATCCTCATATTAATCATCATTTATTTAAGTCAACGTTTTCACAAAGTCAACACCTCACAAAATGACAATacagccttttttttttcttttttttaataaacgtGGTATATATTAAAactaacataaataaaattatattcctTCTTATATATTAACTAGCTTGTTcttattatttcattttatattCTCAGTGGTGGCCACATTTcatatgaataatttttttatttttcttttatcatcatcaataattaattattaattgaccATTAGTAGCttataaatatgaataattTTTCTTGTACAACATGTAAGAGGTAACTTGAGTTTGGGTGAATATTGATCAATTAATAAGTACgaacaaaattaatttgatttatcAATGTGTGAAGTTTGGTCAACGCAACttaattacaacataatcaacaataatagtatatatgtacatatgttagttttaaacttttatgttttatttgctTAATTAAGTAGCATCGAAAAGTAATATGCCAAAAGATTATATATTCTGATATTAgtgataaatttttttttttggattttttttttatttttatatttcaaacagttttttttatatatttattgataaCATTATTACtgtatatatattgataatatTTAAACGTAtacttattaaaataattatatctatatactatatataaaataaaaatacatataattacTATACATTTTTGGAATGGGCTAACAATTCTCAACGTAACTTAACCAATCGATCCATACAAATTCGATTTGAACAATTGTTGGTCTTGCAACCTAATAATGGCCTATTCACATAGTGTAATTCAACAGAGTTAAATTCAATTTGAATGAGTCACCCTACATTTTGTTCACTCCTAATtctcaattatttaataataataattaaaaaaaaaaaaaacatcatcaCACACAGCCATGATATTGTCAAATACACTTgtcataatataattttacatataGTTGAGAGTGACCATGCActatgtgtttatgtatattatatatatatatatatgatctgtATGAAAGCATAGGCTcacgatatatatatatatatatatcgatcATTAGATTTGATTTGGAGGCAGCCTTCAAAATTAGACTCCTGTCAAAAGAAGTtgttagtaattaattagttatgtat is a genomic window of Cannabis sativa cultivar Pink pepper isolate KNU-18-1 chromosome 9, ASM2916894v1, whole genome shotgun sequence containing:
- the LOC115721895 gene encoding low affinity inorganic phosphate transporter 1, with the protein product MAGEQMGVLNALDVAKTQLYHFTAIVIAGMGFFTDAYDLFCISLVTKLLGRIYYTDLNSTKPGNLPPNVAAAVNGVAFVGTLTGQLFFGWLGDKMGRKKVYGLTLLVMVICSVASGLSFGQDAKAVMATLCFFRFWLGFGIGGDYPLSATIMSEYANKKTRGAFIAAVFAMQGFGILGGGIVALIVSTAFNAKYDAPSYLVDRAGSLVHQADYVWRIILMFGAFPAAVTYYWRMKMPETARYTALVAKNANQAASDMSKVLQVELKADVEKVERLAEGKNSFGLFSKQFARRHGLHLVGTTTTWFLLDIAFYSQNLFQKDIFSAIGWIPAANTMNAIEEVYKIARAQTLIALCSTVPGYWFTVAFIDKMGRFAIQLMGFFFMTVFMFALAIPYNHWTQKDNHIGFVIMYSLTFFFANFGPNATTFVVPAEIFPARLRSTCHGISAAAGKAGAMVGAFGFLYSAQSKDPTKTEAGYPPGIGVKNSLIMLGVINFLGMAFTFLVPESKGISLEELTGENEEGDQGEATAPSSARTIPL